Within Myxococcales bacterium, the genomic segment TCTTCGAGCCTCAACGACCCGTAAATCATAAACGAGCCCACGAGCGTTAATCCAAGTACGACTTCATAGCTCACAAGTTGTCCCGCTGCACGGAGCCCCCCCAATAGGGAGAACTTGTTGTCGCTGGCGTACCCGCCTACCGCAGCCCCAACGACACCCGTGCCTCCCACCGCGAACACAAACAATATGCCCACATTAAGCGATGCGACCTGCAGAGGCACAGAAGGACCGCCGAGATGCGCCAAAGGCTGATGAAAACTCAGCACGTCCCACCAGTGCGACGGATAGAATACACCGCCAAAAGGCACCACCGCAAAAGCCAATATGGCGGGAACCAATGTGATGATGGGCGCTAGCGCATGCAGAAAACGATCCGCCCGCACCGGGACGAAATCTTCTTTCCAAATCATTTTAATTGCGTCAGCCGCTGGATGGAGCAGACCCAACAGTCGAATGTTCCACCGCACCTTTTTCCCGAACCAACCAAACCGCAAGGGAATTGCCGCTCGAACCGGGCCGATGCGGTCCTGAATCATCGCGCTCTGCCTGCGCTCCGCCCAAACTAGAATAGGCGCAAACGCGCCCACCACGACGAGAAGAATGAATAACATTTTCCCGGTTGCCCATAGCGCTTCGCCTATCAAACTCATGGAGCAACTCGTGTATCGGTGATGCCCAGATCGGGCGTGCGGGATTCAATGACTGCGCGATTTAAATCTTGAAACCGCGCGTAATCGAGTTCAAGGCCCATCCTGGCCGCAAGATTGACGAGGGTCAGCCATGCAGGCTCGATCCCCGTAGGGGGCTCAAGCGCTCTTTTAAAATGCTGGGTCATCCCTTTGACGTTGACGAAGCTGCCATGCATCTCTGCATGTGTCGCGACGGGAAAAAGCACGGTCGCGTAGCTCGCAAACCGTCCTTCGTCGTGCGCCGTCAAATTCACAAGGACGCTTAGGCCTTTTAAAACGTCCCATGAGGCGCCGGGTTCCTCAGCCTGTGAGCCCAACACTAAAGCCCCTTCGATGAGTCCTTGCGCCACATCCTCAAACAGCTGCGACAGCGGCGCAGGAGCCTTGCTCGTGCATTGTTGAGCGCCCGCTCGGTTGGGATTGTTGTCGCTGTCACGCAGTATATTATCCCCCCGCCAACCTCCTAGCGCGGCCAAATATACATGCTGGGTCTTAAGAAGCTTCTCGGCTATAGCTCCGAGCACGAAATTGTCCTCAGTGGGATGCTGCGCGCTCAACACGACCGCGATCTTTGAACTGTCGATCGACCCGAGCTGCGCCTCGGCCGACAGAAGGCCCTCCGCTAGCGTGACATCTTGCATTGAATCACCCTGGCGCAGCTTTGCAACCAACAATCGGTTCTCATGGAAGCGCTTGTACGTCATCATGCCGTCGTCGCACATCCAAAAGCGATTGACGCTCTCGTTGTCCCTTGGCCGGAGACGGTAGGCCTTATTTGTACGGGGATCGAAATCGATATGCATATTGCATCCAGTTGCGCAACCGGCGCAGACGCTGGGAGCAGTACGCAGAAACCACACCCGCGCCTTGAACCTGAAGTCCCGGCTGGTAAGCGATCCCACGGGGCACACATGTTCGGTCATGAGTGTGTAATCGTGATCGAGTGTTCGGCCGGGGCTCAGCACGATTTCGTTCTTGTTGCCGCGTTCACGCATGTCAAGCACATGGTCTCCCACCACTTCGTCACAAAATCGAATGCATCTTGTGCACATGACACAGCGTTCCGCATCGTAAACGATGGTTTCCCCGAAACGCTCCGCCTTTGGTTTGTGGACCGGCTCCGTGATTTTCCGCTTTAGGGTACCTTGATGCTCATACCAGTAGTCCTGCAATTTACATTCGCCGGACTGGTCACAGATGGGGCAATCCACTGGATGGTTCAACAGCAAGAACTCATGGTTCGAGTGCTGCGCCTCTTGGACGAACGGGCTGGTCGTGTTGAGCACCGCCATGCCCTCAGCAGCGGCTTGCTGACAAGCTGGCACAAGCTTGGGCTTTACATCTGGCACGTACGCCTCTTTGGCCTCATCCCACTTGAGCACGGGCATGGCGATAGGCCGCTCCGCCTTCACCTCAACCAGACACATGCGACAATTCGCGGGCACCGAAAGCCCCGGATGCCAACAAAAGTGCGGGATATCAATGCCTTGACGCCACGCCGCACGAATGATCGAGTCACCGGGTTCAAAGGGAATGTCTTTACCATCAAGTGTAAAAGTGGGCATATGCGTTATCAACCAAGCTCAAATCAGCGGTCGCACTCTCCACCGATCATGTTTATGGATCCAAATGTGGGAACAATATCCGCCAACATGCCGCCTGTGATCATATCGCCACATGCAGCAAGGTTAAAATAACATGGTGGGCGGCAACGCACCCGGTAGGGCGTGCCGCTTCCGTCTGACACAATGTAAAACCCAAGCTCGCCGTTTCCGGCTTCGGTGTAGCTATAAACCGCCCCTTCCGGCAACTTCTGGCCCTCCATCACGAGCTTGAAGTGAGCAATCGTGGCTTCGATGGTGGTGTAGACGGCATGTTTTTCCGGCAGCATGAGCTTCGGGCTCTCAATGCTCACCGGCCCTTCATCCGGCATCTGGTCGAGTGCCTGTTGTACAATGCGTAACGACTGGCGGACCTCTGCAAAACGCACCATGAAGCGATCATAATTATCCCCATCGTGTCCAATTGGTACTTCAAAATCGAAACGATTGTACAAACTATAGGGGTGAGCTTTGCGTACGTCGTAATCGATCCCCGTCGAGCGCAGCACGGGACCTGTCACGCCGTAGGACAAAGCATCGGCCTTACTGAGCACGCCCACGCCCTGGGTGCGATCAAGAAAGATCCGGTTTCGAATCAACAAAGTCTCTGTCTCTTTGAGTACGCGCTCGACCTCTGGAATCACACCGCGCACATCTTCCTTAAATGTGTCGGTCGGAGGCGCCACCATGCCGCCTACCCGTCCGAAGCTGTGCGTCATGCGGGCTCCCGTTTCGCGTTCTAGAATATCCCAAATCCATTCGCGCACCTTAAGTAGCCACAAAAAAGGCGTGAAGGCGCCGAGTTCCATGGCGGATGCGCCGTTGCAGGTGATGTGATCGGTAATGCGTGATAGCTCTCCCAGGATCACCCGGTAGTATTGTCCGCGCTCTGGCACTAAAATGCCCGCAAGCTTTTCTGCGGCCAATGCGAATCCCACGTTATTTAGCATGGGCGAGACGTAGTTGAGCCGGTCTGCATATGGGAACACCTGGTTCCATGTACCCCGCTCGCACGACTTCTCGAAGCCCCTATGCAGGTAACCCGGTTGCACGTCCACTTTCACGACGGTCTCGCCATCTAAAGTCAAGTCCATGCGAATCGTTCCGTGCATCGCAGGATGTGACGGCCCCAAACTGATCTGCATCGGCTCGACGGGCAGATCCATGCTTAGATCATGAACGCGATCAGCTGCTTCCACGCCCTAAGGTCCTTTCTGCCCATCTGAGCCCAGCGTTCGCGACACCGGATCGGAAGCACCCGGGTCGGTCAGCGAACGTCGCTGCCCCTGCTGCACCGCGATGGCCGGCGAGACCTGGCGGTTTTCGCCCGCAAGGCGTCTGTTCCAATCGATACGGTTCCACGGCTGTCCCTCTTCTTTGCCAAATGGCGGCAGCTTGCCTGTCCCCACCCCCTCGCGGTACGGAATCAAGGGTTGCGTGAGATCAATAGGATAATCCTTGCGCAACGGGTAGCCTATGAACTCGTCATAAAGCAGGATCCTGCGTAAGTCCGGATGGCCATCAAAGCGGATGCCAAACATGTCGTAAACTTCCCGTTCGGCCCAGTTAGCGCCGCGCCAAAGGTCTTGTAGCGAATCAATTGCGTCGCCTTCTGCCACGCGCGATTTCACGCGGATGCGATCACCTCCCGATAAAGAGCGCAGCATGACGAGCACATCGAACCTTGGAAGCATTGGCACACGCTCTGGATAGTCGGACGCCGTCAGATCAATAAACTGATTCATGGCGCATCCGGGATCATCCCGCAGAAATTCGGCGACTGAACGCCAGTCCGCAGATGCCACCGTGATTTCGTCGTCTCCGCGAAAGGCGTCGCTGGACAGTATGCGGGCCCCGAATTGCGCGCGCGCCCGCGCTATGATTCTTTCGCTCATGGCCCGGACTCCGAATCCGCGCGGCCCATCCGAAGCTTGACCAACCTCTCCGGCAACTCGTGGGGCGTCACCAAGGTCGCTGTCCTGCCGCCACCCGCGATCTTGTCTTGAAGGAGCATGAGCCCATCGAGGACGGCTTCAGGCCTGGGCGGGCAGCCGGGAATCATAATATCGACGGGAATGATTTTATCGATGCCTGGCAGCGTCGTGTAGTTGTCGTAAAAACCGCCGCATGACGCGCAGGTTCCAAACGCAATCACCCATTTGGGTTCCGCCATCTGGTCGTAGATGCGCTTGAGTATAGGC encodes:
- a CDS encoding NADH-quinone oxidoreductase subunit D: MEAADRVHDLSMDLPVEPMQISLGPSHPAMHGTIRMDLTLDGETVVKVDVQPGYLHRGFEKSCERGTWNQVFPYADRLNYVSPMLNNVGFALAAEKLAGILVPERGQYYRVILGELSRITDHITCNGASAMELGAFTPFLWLLKVREWIWDILERETGARMTHSFGRVGGMVAPPTDTFKEDVRGVIPEVERVLKETETLLIRNRIFLDRTQGVGVLSKADALSYGVTGPVLRSTGIDYDVRKAHPYSLYNRFDFEVPIGHDGDNYDRFMVRFAEVRQSLRIVQQALDQMPDEGPVSIESPKLMLPEKHAVYTTIEATIAHFKLVMEGQKLPEGAVYSYTEAGNGELGFYIVSDGSGTPYRVRCRPPCYFNLAACGDMITGGMLADIVPTFGSINMIGGECDR
- a CDS encoding (2Fe-2S)-binding protein, with the translated sequence MPTFTLDGKDIPFEPGDSIIRAAWRQGIDIPHFCWHPGLSVPANCRMCLVEVKAERPIAMPVLKWDEAKEAYVPDVKPKLVPACQQAAAEGMAVLNTTSPFVQEAQHSNHEFLLLNHPVDCPICDQSGECKLQDYWYEHQGTLKRKITEPVHKPKAERFGETIVYDAERCVMCTRCIRFCDEVVGDHVLDMRERGNKNEIVLSPGRTLDHDYTLMTEHVCPVGSLTSRDFRFKARVWFLRTAPSVCAGCATGCNMHIDFDPRTNKAYRLRPRDNESVNRFWMCDDGMMTYKRFHENRLLVAKLRQGDSMQDVTLAEGLLSAEAQLGSIDSSKIAVVLSAQHPTEDNFVLGAIAEKLLKTQHVYLAALGGWRGDNILRDSDNNPNRAGAQQCTSKAPAPLSQLFEDVAQGLIEGALVLGSQAEEPGASWDVLKGLSVLVNLTAHDEGRFASYATVLFPVATHAEMHGSFVNVKGMTQHFKRALEPPTGIEPAWLTLVNLAARMGLELDYARFQDLNRAVIESRTPDLGITDTRVAP
- a CDS encoding NADH-quinone oxidoreductase subunit C, with product MSERIIARARAQFGARILSSDAFRGDDEITVASADWRSVAEFLRDDPGCAMNQFIDLTASDYPERVPMLPRFDVLVMLRSLSGGDRIRVKSRVAEGDAIDSLQDLWRGANWAEREVYDMFGIRFDGHPDLRRILLYDEFIGYPLRKDYPIDLTQPLIPYREGVGTGKLPPFGKEEGQPWNRIDWNRRLAGENRQVSPAIAVQQGQRRSLTDPGASDPVSRTLGSDGQKGP
- the nuoB gene encoding NADH-quinone oxidoreductase subunit NuoB translates to MAKRSVDMGRLSVRTGEMGYGLSRFDALLAWARKYSLFQYPFATACCGMEFMATAGPRYDIARFGAEAPRFSPRQADLLWVVGTISQRQAPILKRIYDQMAEPKWVIAFGTCASCGGFYDNYTTLPGIDKIIPVDIMIPGCPPRPEAVLDGLMLLQDKIAGGGRTATLVTPHELPERLVKLRMGRADSESGP
- a CDS encoding NADH-quinone oxidoreductase subunit H; translated protein: MSLIGEALWATGKMLFILLVVVGAFAPILVWAERRQSAMIQDRIGPVRAAIPLRFGWFGKKVRWNIRLLGLLHPAADAIKMIWKEDFVPVRADRFLHALAPIITLVPAILAFAVVPFGGVFYPSHWWDVLSFHQPLAHLGGPSVPLQVASLNVGILFVFAVGGTGVVGAAVGGYASDNKFSLLGGLRAAGQLVSYEVVLGLTLVGSFMIYGSLRLEDMVSWQMSHHFGALPLWGIFMQPVGFVMFLTAAIAESKRIPFDVPEGESEIVGGYHTEYSGMKFGMFFTGEFIEVVLTAALVVTIFLGGYHLPGLTPAGFDVFGWRLGLPHLVVTILGIGVFLGKVVVLIWFQLMIRWTLPRFRYDQIMQLCWKGLLPLALINIFITGLVLLSLKGN